A genomic stretch from Hemicordylus capensis ecotype Gifberg chromosome 5, rHemCap1.1.pri, whole genome shotgun sequence includes:
- the LOC128327193 gene encoding uncharacterized protein LOC128327193 isoform X2 has translation MRAKCKHCNKEMQGLVARMRQHHEKCCDEDDQRNTFEQAGSSGEFMDSGNYPPSRSPSSCSTVSELSIQDTASLASSSDTHSHISLSPKRKKKSFPPGTTIDKFVIKTSRLEKELIDEKIAQFVYATNSSFRLTENPHLINMVQSLRPGYSPPSRADVAGKLLDKVYDREMEQCATALEGRIVNLSIDGWSNVHNDPIVCACITTEEGKVFLAQTIDTSGNAHTAEYLQEVAVKAIITCEQKFKCLVRSLVTDNAANVSKMKRNLEEQEGNTKLITYGCSAHLLHLLAKDLSVPEIKTNVVEIAKYFRNNHFAAAALKRMGGTKLTLPQDVRWNSVVDCFEQYIKNWPILMTVCEQNRDKIDGTVTAKILNIGLKRNVEHMLSILKPISESLNKIQKNSCFIADAVEIWKELSERLKTELHMDRIKLQALKKRMGQVLSPAHFFGKYCQYPVPGSKLKC, from the exons atgcgtgcaaaatgcaaacactgcaacaaagaaatgcaaggcctggtggcccgaatgaggcaacatcatgagaagtgctgtgatgaagatgaccaaagaaacacatttgaacaggcaggatcttcag gggaattcatggattctggaaactatccaccttcaagatcaccatcctcctgttctacagtttcagagttatccatccaggatactgcttcattagcatcatcatcagacacccacagccacatatcactatcacctaaaagaaagaaaaaatccttccctcctggaaccaccatagataagtttgtgataaaaactagcagattagaaaaagagttaattgatgaaaaaattgcccagtttgtttatgcaacgaactcttctttccgtctgactgagaacccacatttaattaatatggttcagtcactgagaccaggatacagtccacccagcagagcagatgttgcagggaaactgctggataaagtgtatgacagagaaatggagcaatgtgcaacagctctggagggtagaattgttaacctaagtattgatgggtggagtaatgtccacaatgatcctattgtatgtgcttgtataacaacagaagaagggaaagtcttccttgcacaaacaattgatacgtcaggaaatgcacacacagcagaatacttacaagaagtggcagtaaaagctataataacatgcgaacaaaaattcaaatgtctagtacgcagtttggtcacagacaatgctgcaaatgtatccaagatgaaaagaaatttagaagagcaggaagggaatacaaagctaataacatatggttgcagtgctcatttgctgcacctcttagccaaagacttaagtgttccagaaataaagactaatgttgttgaaattgctaaatacttccgtaacaatcactttgctgcagcagctctgaaaaggatgggtggaaccaagctaacgctcccacaagatgttagatggaactctgtggtggactgttttgagcagtatatcaagaactggcctattctgatgacagtttgtgaacaaaatcgagataaaatagatggcactgtcacagccaaaatcctcaacattgggcttaagagaaatgttgaacatatgctgagcatcctgaaacccatctctgaatctttaaacaaaatacagaaaaatagctgttttattgctgatgctgttgaaatttggaaggaactgagtgaacgcttaaaaacagaactacacatggacagaattaaattacaagcattaaaaaaacgaatgggacaagtactgtctccagctcatttttttggcaaatattgtcaatatccagtaccagggtcaaaacttaagtgctga
- the LOC128327193 gene encoding uncharacterized protein LOC128327193 isoform X1 codes for MAAGRKRDPVWQYFNEVPLPIGKAGMRAKCKHCNKEMQGLVARMRQHHEKCCDEDDQRNTFEQAGSSGEFMDSGNYPPSRSPSSCSTVSELSIQDTASLASSSDTHSHISLSPKRKKKSFPPGTTIDKFVIKTSRLEKELIDEKIAQFVYATNSSFRLTENPHLINMVQSLRPGYSPPSRADVAGKLLDKVYDREMEQCATALEGRIVNLSIDGWSNVHNDPIVCACITTEEGKVFLAQTIDTSGNAHTAEYLQEVAVKAIITCEQKFKCLVRSLVTDNAANVSKMKRNLEEQEGNTKLITYGCSAHLLHLLAKDLSVPEIKTNVVEIAKYFRNNHFAAAALKRMGGTKLTLPQDVRWNSVVDCFEQYIKNWPILMTVCEQNRDKIDGTVTAKILNIGLKRNVEHMLSILKPISESLNKIQKNSCFIADAVEIWKELSERLKTELHMDRIKLQALKKRMGQVLSPAHFFGKYCQYPVPGSKLKC; via the exons atggcagcaggccgtaaaagagacccagtttggcaatattttaatgaagttcctttacctatcggtaaggcaggcatgcgtgcaaaatgcaaacactgcaacaaagaaatgcaaggcctggtggcccgaatgaggcaacatcatgagaagtgctgtgatgaagatgaccaaagaaacacatttgaacaggcaggatcttcag gggaattcatggattctggaaactatccaccttcaagatcaccatcctcctgttctacagtttcagagttatccatccaggatactgcttcattagcatcatcatcagacacccacagccacatatcactatcacctaaaagaaagaaaaaatccttccctcctggaaccaccatagataagtttgtgataaaaactagcagattagaaaaagagttaattgatgaaaaaattgcccagtttgtttatgcaacgaactcttctttccgtctgactgagaacccacatttaattaatatggttcagtcactgagaccaggatacagtccacccagcagagcagatgttgcagggaaactgctggataaagtgtatgacagagaaatggagcaatgtgcaacagctctggagggtagaattgttaacctaagtattgatgggtggagtaatgtccacaatgatcctattgtatgtgcttgtataacaacagaagaagggaaagtcttccttgcacaaacaattgatacgtcaggaaatgcacacacagcagaatacttacaagaagtggcagtaaaagctataataacatgcgaacaaaaattcaaatgtctagtacgcagtttggtcacagacaatgctgcaaatgtatccaagatgaaaagaaatttagaagagcaggaagggaatacaaagctaataacatatggttgcagtgctcatttgctgcacctcttagccaaagacttaagtgttccagaaataaagactaatgttgttgaaattgctaaatacttccgtaacaatcactttgctgcagcagctctgaaaaggatgggtggaaccaagctaacgctcccacaagatgttagatggaactctgtggtggactgttttgagcagtatatcaagaactggcctattctgatgacagtttgtgaacaaaatcgagataaaatagatggcactgtcacagccaaaatcctcaacattgggcttaagagaaatgttgaacatatgctgagcatcctgaaacccatctctgaatctttaaacaaaatacagaaaaatagctgttttattgctgatgctgttgaaatttggaaggaactgagtgaacgcttaaaaacagaactacacatggacagaattaaattacaagcattaaaaaaacgaatgggacaagtactgtctccagctcatttttttggcaaatattgtcaatatccagtaccagggtcaaaacttaagtgctga